The DNA segment GTTTCATTGATGTTCTTGTTTCAGCTAAGCAATTCTCTGATAGAGTGTCGTAATTCCAGGGCCATTTCGTTGAAGTAATCGCATAAGCAGCTGCAAGGGGTGTAAAAACCAAAAGTGCGTTTCATTATAAGTGAGACGCTTCGGTATTTTGGGAAGTCCGCTGCTTCAAAAGAGCCCACTGATccacatacatataataaaaaattgtatatgGAGTTCACGCACACAAGGGGTGTTAAAACATTAGATAGACATTTGCAACATGTAAGCGGAGTACTGAATGAAAAGAAACCTGATAACAGTGGACAGACTTCCTGTCTTTTTTTATCAGTTACACGggacatacaaaacaaaatgtgcacATTTATTACAAGATTTAATATGGAGCAGAATGCTGTGGACCTGCTCATCACAGATAAATCAATAAGtacaaatgtttctttaaaataagaTGATAAGGCAGTGACTATCTGCTGAATAGTATGATCAAAACGGATGTGGTCCCACAGTGTCAACAGATGATAAGTTTGTACCAAGGAAACAGATACAGTACATGAGCCTGACATAAACCGTAGAAGCCCCCTTTGTCATAAAGTGAGATACACGAGATGAAGGATGTCAGACTCCAGGCCTGAGAAGTTACAGAATCTTGGATTAAGCAGCTCACTCAAATTAAATGACTGGTGTGTAAGCAAACATATACACAACCCCTAATACATTTGTGCCCTTCTGTCGTTGTCATACCAAGAGTTGTCACCTCAAGTAATGAAAAAATTAACCGGTGCCAAACGCACGACCGCTCACCAGATGAATTTGGTGCAAAATATAAGACAGCCTCAAGAAACTGTACTTAATAATCAATCAGGTCAACAGATACTTAAACTATAGCTGGGTAACCCAGCTTCCACTTGAGCCACCTTATGAAAAAGGAGCAGTATAAGCTGGACGAGAGCCATCTTGAAGCCCTCCTGTTATTTGCATATTTGCTATGACTATAGTTTTGCTTCCTACTGTTTCCAGCTTGTCTTGTGTATAGCTCGCTTAGGCAAGTTGCACAATGGATGACTCCCACTTTTATCGTAAAAAAAGGAGTACTGTGAACAGTGAACCCATCAGACTCAGGCCTGGGCTCAAATTACCTCATATTTTCCCTTTTGAAGCAATGTTGAGGtttcaacaattttttttaaattattttatataaacaacAGACATGAGATGCATGATGAGGCAGTATTTGTAATCACTTTTAATGTTTAAGCCAATTGGCTAGCATGTATATGATTGAATATTCTGTGTAATTTTAAATTCCCAATATTAAGTGACAACATTGAGACACAAACTAAAACTTATGGCTGCCGGGTGGGTTTCCCACACACccacttgaggtaccaaaaaccggGACTTGCGGTACCAAAAAGCCCTGggacttaaggggttaacagaatgcataaatattgtgtagTAATTACCTGCAGTGGACCCAGTCATCCAGaccttttgatatttttttccctataatAATTGGTATCAAATACATTTATCCCGCATTATCATAAGTCGTTCAAACTGTTTTCCAAATTATGTTGTGTACTATAAATAGCAATAATTGTCTGCCACAGAACACAGATCAATAAATACTTTACGTAgcttttgtgtatatattataatgactGTGACGATGATAAAACTAGGACATTTAATATTTACTCACCATACAGTAAACAAATTAATCTTTAATAGTGAAACATTGTTAGGATTTCACCAGTACAATTAAACACCTGTAATAAAATGAGTCACAGTGTGGAATCAGCACTGCTTTGCATATATCAAGAACACAGAAAACAGGACAGGGATATTATTATCTCTACAAGTAATTATTCTTCGGTTACTTTTCTATACAAAGGGTGAACCAAGGGAAAGGTTGGTCCTGCATAGAcccaatatgtattcattttGACATTAGGGTCTTCAGTAAGGTGTTTGAATGGTATATTCAGCCATGGTTGAGTTGGTGGAGCTTGTGCAACCTCAAATCCAGAGGGGAGCCAATAAAATCCACATGTACCTTACCTAATTGATTTAAGCTTTTGAAAAATTGCAGCAACTCAATTGAATTGCTTCCCCTTTGATGCTGGCGGGTCTCCGAAAAACGAATTTAACTTTTGGAGAATAGTGAGGCTTTAAGAAGTTATTCAGCCTCTAGCAAAAAGGTCTTGAGGACCAACCAATAAACCTGCCTCCAATAGAGTGGTCCAGCACATTTTCAGGGCCAAGAGTTTGAGCCAAGTCCCCACTGAAGCTAGCAGGGACTACTTTCAGGGAACGCTTACAGCTGCTTAGAGCCATTATCACTCAAGTTATACTGGGGTATACCTAGCCCCTATCTGATATGTTCTGTGCTTATTTGGCAAAATCCTGAAATAGCCATTTCTCCAAGAAATCTTTATAAATCTCTTAGTTTAAGCTGCATACATTCAATTTTACGGGATTAGTTGTTAGTTGGATTTAGAATATTAGATGTAGATACTTTACTCCAAACTATAGGATTAAATGACGGGCTTTAAAGAGTGGTCTCAGAAGAAGATTCTGAACATGGTCAGCTAGGCAGTAGTGCATGTTTTATAGCCTTCTTGGCACACAAAGGCTGTGACACTGGTGTGAGtctataaaatgtgtttctggaGGGGACAGTGTCACAaacgcactctactccaagcgtgcgcgtgacttggttctggtggtaaaagggttaaaattcactatctgtctgcactagaccggaaatagtgataaaaataccaatatccacccttaataccacccgcgattaactataatgatatagcaaatatcaaaataacgctgccaccaccaagacaatttagaaatggggtgTCTTGGTACCCCAAATGAATCAGACTAtaaaaacccacacagtatatttttacacaataattatgtgatttaaaattaccaataaaacggtctcttcaggtaacgtgagtctttaccagacaacggcagaacttaataaaggaatatttattatgaataagaaaatcacagtgcatacacaaaaagatgataaacagattatttacaccaaacagataaaaataaaaaggagaaaattacagaaaacctaactactcactgaatggtcaagtaacagtttttctgtccgtagggctccggcaaggaaagatggcgacttactcaaaattagatcttggcccctagtaagcacactgaccCATCTTCTCTggttaattttatacactttcccagttcatctcgagtttccaagccggcccagaggtggtataagcggagggaaggtgtaccataagtgacctcccccttgtgtggtggaaacatatcagtcccaataacttatattcattttatcgtccctcctgtgctcgccacagccataattcatacatttatgattttcctgtaaattgtgaagtccatagatatgtcacactagcTACTTATGACTAAAcatcatagacttcacaattccttccaaactggTTAAGTTGCGCCGtcatgtttgtactctttttgtaggctgcactttccccgttctaggtatgcacacaaggaggtatgataatgaatatatgagttattattgatatgtgttggatatgacctggatatgagatggttttcctgactgctagtggtcacttagcatatcaaagaatccagtatctatgaggggatacaggcatatggtcgtCTACATTTGAACCTAGACAAAACGGCAGCTCCACTGCAGGACCTAACACCCCGTAGAAGGCCCCGGTTGGAGTCCGAGCTTCAAAGGACAAATTTATCTcacaagaccttttggcaccacatgcctgaacaatcaaattaacccctctcatactgaaattggccTTACCATCTCTGccaggtagcaagtccatgcatgcactacacaagttggtgtgACACCTCCCCCAAATAAAATGGTGGCCCAGAGATTAAGCCACAAGCTTATCTCTGCGCCTACCTACTCTTTCCCTGGGTAACAGTTTCCGGCTAAGATAAAGTATTTCTTTGGGAAAACCCACCCTACAGAAGGTACTTTTCAAAGCATCGGCTACGTTGTCTGCTCTGCTACAGGATAAGGCCATGGTCTCAGGGTACCCAGGGGCATAGTCCACCCCCTTAGTAACAGATTGGTTCTCCATGCGGCTTGGTATAGCTACAAGCCCCAACAAATCTACTTGATGGGTAGCTAGGGTGTCTCGCCCTGGCTTCCCAAACCATGTAGGCCTTTCGTAAGGGATAACAGAATGGTCACCAGTTTCACCCTCTCCCTTGTGTCCTGACTTCGTAGTCCCACAGAATACGGGCACAGGTGCACAACAGCCCTCTCTTTGTCCCCTATTCTGCTGCCAGGTTACCACAGCTATGATTGAAACATCTGTCACTCCACCTGTTCCACTCCAAGGATGCATACATACAGGACCCTGGGAACCAGCTAATCCTGACACAGAGGAACATTCACTCACCCTCTGCCCTTCTTCACAGGGTGGCCCCCTCACATTTTCACACAGCACCTCAAacatccctggttctggcacagagtcactctgccctccctcccagtgatgcaaaaccttcAAATTCTCAAACGGCACCTCAAACATTCTGGGATCTGGCACAGACGGACATTCACTTGTTCTCTGCCCTTCTTCACAGTCGGGTGgtcctctcacactttcacaaaACACCTCAGACAttcctggttctggcacagattcaatctgccctccctcccagtgatgcgaaacctccacattcttacacggcacctcagacatccctggttctggcacagatttgctctgccctccctcccagtgatgcaaaacctccacattctcacacggcacctcagacatccctggttctggcacagattcgctctgccctccctcccagtgatgcgaaacctccacattctcacatggcacctcagacatccctggttctggcacagattcgctctgccctccctcccagtgatgcaaaacctccacattctcacacggcacctcagacacccctggttctggcacagattcgctctgccctccctcccagtgatgcaaaacctccaccTTCTCACACGGtacctcagacacccctggttctggcacagattcgctctgccctccctcccagtgatgcaaaacctccaccTTCTCACATGGCACCTCAgacatccctggttctggcacagattcaatctgccctccctcccagtgatgcgaaACCTTCACATTCTCCCATGGCACCTCAGACATTCTGGGTTCTCGCACAGGCAGACACGCACAACCTTTCTGCCCACTCTCCCCATGAGGCTGCCCtggtacatttttatacactgccctttctaTGGTAGGGCCCCTAGAAGACCTGGATAAATCAAAAGCGTCATCCTCCGGCATATATTTTGACAACAGCCTACCCAAATCAGTACCCAGTAACACATTAGTAGGAATGTTATCTGATACCCCCACATCTCTTACACCTTTCCCTGCTCCCCAATCCAAAAATACTCGTGCCATTGGCACTGCATGACGTACTCCCCCAATTCCCCGCACTGTTAAGTTCTTGCCAAGAATAAAGTCCTCAGAGCTCACTAGCTCTGGACGCACAAGAGTCACTTCTGCCCCCGTGTCTCTGAGCCCCACAGTTACCTTGTTTCCCACAGTCACAGGTTGCATATTCACATTGGGGGTGTTCTCACCGCTGGAGACGAACAACACCGAAGATGGTGATTCTGAGGGGTGACCCACTCCTGTGGATGGCGTAGGATTTCTTTTCTCCGGGCAAGTAGTGCTAATGTGCCCcactttattacaaataaaacacctGCGGCTATCCCCATACGTAGAAATGGCACTagctccccctctccctgaggtAGAAACTGACGCAGAAGATGGTACAGTAGACTGGGTGGTGGGAAGCCGTGGTGTAGTGGTCTTCCAGCTGGATGCACCCGTAGTAAAACCTCTGCTCCGGTCCGATTGTGCTCGGTTGGCGGTGTGGAAATCAGCCAGCTCACCCGCTTCCAATGCTGTTTTGGGCTTCCGGTCAAGCAGCCATTCTTGTACATTGGCTGGGCACAGCTGCAAAAATTGTTCCTTGATGATCAGATCTTCCAAGCTTTCTAAGGTTGTAATCTCCAGCCCTCTAGTCCACTGCCGGAATGCCGTCGTCAGGTGTCCCACAACTGCAGTGTAGCTCTCTGTGGAACGCTTTTGCAAAGTCCGGAATTTCTTTCGGTACACCTCAGGGGTAAGGTTGTACCGTCTCTGCAGTGCAGCCTTAATTGCCTCATAGTCCTGGTCAGATTCGGCTGGTAGCTCTGCAAATGCTTCCAGTGCAGGACCTCTGAGACCAGGGGTGAGGTACTTTGCCCACTGGTCCTTTGGCAATTGGTACTGCCTGCAAACCTTTTCAAAACTGCGCAGAAAAACATCCAGATCTCCATCTTTGTCCAAAGTGGGAAAATTCTCTGCACGTGGTTTGGGTGCAGAAGAGTCTCTTGAAACCACACTGATAGGTGAGgcacttaacctctccaactcTGCCAGTTTTAGTTCATGCTCTCTTGCCGCCTGGCGctctgcagtctctctctcagcctggcgctctgcagcttccctctctctctcagccaggcgctctgcagtctctctctcagcctggcgctctgcagcttccctctcGGCCTGGCGCTCTGCTTGATATTTAAGGATAAGCTGCAGTCTGAGGTTTGCATCTGCTGAGTCCACGTATTTGAAAACAGTTTGTAGGTAAGAGTCCAAGGGATCTCCAGATCTTGGCACGTCACCGACATCAGCTACAGGTATCTCCCGTATGACCATGCCTCCCTCAGAAGTGTTTGCAGCATCACTTTGCGCTGCTTGTTGCATATCATAGTCCACAAGCGCTTGAATAAGTTCATCCTTTGATTTTCCCCGGATGGGAATACATTGTTCACGGCAACGTTGCTCCAGAGCACTCTTGGACTGTGTTTGGTATTCCATTTATCACACCGGCCCAAATGAATGatagcaaaagaaaagaaaacaaaaagggggggggactgTTGAGGTGTAAATATACTAAGTATGCACTGAGTTCAGCCTTTGGAAATTGAGAGacaatttctttttagtgtCTGGATTAGCAAATCcagcaacactgaaatctggtaccgaaaaagatggaaaaaatcTTTAACTATCCCACCGCTATGCCACCAATTTGTCACAaacgcactctactccaagcgtgcgcgtgacttggttctggtggtaaaagggttaaaattcactatctgtctgcactagaccggaaatagtgataaaaataccaatatccacccttaataccacccgcgattaactataatgatatagcaaatatcaaaataacgctgccaccaccaagacaatttagaaatggggtgTCTTGGTACCCCAAATGAATCAGACTAtaaaaacccacacagtatatttttacacaataattatgtgatttaaaattaccaataaaacggtctcttcaggtaacgtgagtctttaccagacaacggcagaacttaataaaggaatatttattatgaataagaaaatcacagtgcatacacaaaaagatgataaacagattatttacaccaaacagataaaaataaaaaggagaaaattacagaaaacctaactactcactgaatggtcaagtaacagtttttctgtccgtagggctccggcaaggaaagatggcgacttactcaaaattagatcttggcccctagtaagcacactgaccCATCTTCTCTggttaattttatacactttcccagttcatctcgagtttccaagccggcccagaggtggtataagcggagggaaggtgtaccataagtgacctcccccttgtgtggtggaaacatatcagtcccaataacttatattcattttatcgtccctcctgtgctcgccacagccataattcatacatttatgattttcctgtaaattgtgaagtccatagatatgtcacactagcTACTTATGACTAAAcatcatagacttcacaattccttccaaactggTTAAGTTGCGCCGtcatgtttgtactctttttgtaggctgcactttccccgttctaggtatgcacacaaggaggtatgataatgaatatatgagttattattgatatgtgttggatatgacctggatatgagatggttttcctgactgctagtggtcacttagcatatcaaagaatccagtatctatgaggggatacaggcatatggtcgtCTACATTTGAACCTAGACAAAACGGCAGCTCCACTGCAGGACCTAACACCCCGTAGAAGGCCCCGGTTGGAGTCCGAGCTTCAAAGGACAAATTTATCTcacaagaccttttggcaccacatgcctgaacaatcaaattaacccctctcatactgaaattggccTTACCATCTCTGccaggtagcaagtccatgcatgcactacacaagttggtgtgacagaCAGGAGTAACTATTtgacatgaaacaaaaatagcaaatgTAAATGTGACACTAAGCAGGGAATTTAACAACCAGggacaaagaaaaaacaccctGAAAGTAACTTATCTGAACAAGCATTGCCCCGGGCATACGGTGAGGTCTATTATTGTGTAAATTACAGCAAGGGTAGCTCATAATATGGTTTCACACATTTAACACGTATTAGGCCTGAGGATAACTGTCATGGGGTGGGTACAATATAATTGAATTTTCTCTGTCCATATGTGTCCTCAGAGATTGCCATCTTGTTTGAGTTTTAGAATATCACAAGTTAACATGTAATCAGCCAGCTGATATTGACCCCTACTAAGcagaatgtttatttaatattctgGAATCCTCTTGTGTTTGACTCTCTGAAGGCTTGGCGCTGGATACGAATCCTCTAACATATTTCTCTGCAATAAAATGATCTAGAGTAAAACAAACGAGTCCTTGTCTCCAGTAATCATAAAGATAATATGGGGATCTTAAGATGGTTCCTCTGATCTGATGAACTAATATACAGCTCCCTCCCTGCTGTGTTAAATTAAGACAAAACAAAGTGGATCATACCACACTGTGATCAAACAGGAAGCCCTATTTACTTTGTATAATACCTTTAGTGTTACCTTTAGGGTGCTGAGTCAGGCTCCAGTTGTTTTCAGTGGTAAATCTGCATTAAAATGGGGAGTGTTCTACATTTATATAACCTTACTGGCTTTTATAAACAGTCTTTAATAGAGTTACATAGTGTTCTATTTTTGAGTGTTACAAAATATGCTGTTACGtctttatttgcttttattcaGAGGTATTTTCGAATCGTTTCCATTTTTTAGAAGGCATTATACTAATAAAGAACTAATTTGGAAGGACTAAACAAGagaaaagtaaagaaacaaACAGCAAGACATCCAACTACAATAGTGTGTTTCATCTATACACATAAGATCAAtcaatcaatctatctatctatctatctatctatctatctatctatctatctatctgtctgtctgtctatctatctatctatctatctatctatctatctatctatctatctatctatctatctatctatctaatgaATGTGGTTGGCCCATCCAGCCTGCccaattttcctgatgtaaagacacaggccctaatcagtccttggtcttagatTGGAgatttatgtctatcccatgaatATTGGAAAATCTTCACTGTATATGGCAGGATGCTTCCATTAGAAACAAGTGGCTCCTCTAGGGCTCTGGGAGGCTGACTTCTAGAACATACACACTGGGCTATGAAACAAGCTTCAGATTTATGCTTGTAAGTCTACATAGTAAGCCACAGATAATAGAAAACAATAGTATTCTACAATGGATCCAGTCCTTCCTTAAAGGTCACTAGTCATTGTCAAGGGTAGCCATGCTTATTTTTTAGTTCAGATAATGATGCCTTTCTAGTACCTACTCCAACCTTAAAGTATATATGCCCTACCCTTCCTATCTCACTGCTCCCTATCCTATCCAGAAGGCTAGTACTCTCAAAGCCACATATAGAGATGCTAGAATGGTGAACTCACCTCAATGAATGAAATCATTGGGGAAACATGAACTTATCTTGCAATAGTGACCCATCTTAACACATGTTGACACTGAGGCTGGTTTAGAAGCTGGTTTTTAAGTACCTCTATTAGTTGATGTCTTTAAAACACTTAGAAGCTCAAACCTGGAAAACTTTAATGTGATTTAAGATGGAAAACCATTGGTACTGGAGTTTAGATTAGTCCTCCTAATATAAAGTTAAGTAATGCTTGCATATTGCTACATCCAGAAGTTTTTCCTTTGAGGGAAGGTTCCAAAGcaacttttaattatatttataatttggtTCTAAAAATAGGAAGAGTGACTTAGGGAAaccaaaatatgaataaatatagcAATAGCTTAGCATTTAATTATGTAAGTCTCAATAAAAGTGCTGGATTCCATTCTCTCAGATAACCTCTTATATGCTGGCATAGATTCCTGCATCAAAACGTTATTAATGAAATATGACATGATGGCGTTGGAATGGAATTTTGCATTTACGATGGCACATCATATAAGTCTATTAATACCTGCACTCTCAAGGTTGTCATAACCCCGAATATGTTGTGTCATAACATAGAGAAAATCAGGTCACACAAATCTGTGACACAAAAACAATGTTGTGCATTTTTGCCCATAAATGGGCCATGTAGTCAAGAGTGATTACAAGATACAGTATATTTGTACATGGAACcaatatgaattcatatttatttcaagaGTATATATGTTGTACACATGTAGTCATACTAtatcaattaattaaaaaagaaagaatggcGATTTTTAGAAATAAGATTTAAGAACCCCATGAATGAGTAATTCTTCCGTCCCCATGATCTCAAATATTCACATCGTTTGCTGCTGTGTCACTTTGTAGTGCAATGTTGTAGTGGTTTTAGTATTGAAGAAACATAAAGAATAGACAATAGTTCACGGATCTGATACAACGGTCTAAGAATAAGCATTGCATGTCATTTGTAATTTGGGGTCAATAATATCTACTTTGCTTGGCACCCTAATACCTGTATGCGATAATGTCATGAAAATCATGTCACAATGTGTGGTAAGGTAACATAAATCGCCATTACTTTATTGAGGGTTACTAGGCTTCTTGTGAAGTTTATGCAAGTCTGAAAAAGCAGAGAAGCCCATTTTAGTTTCAGCAACAATGGCAGAGCCTTACTGTTACTAAATAGTGGAGCTGGCCGCTCACTGACATGCTGAAATGGCAGAACGTTCATGATGGATGAAAACAAAGTAAAGGCACCTTCCtacaaataaaagaagaaaagaactAAAGAAAGAACACATTCCCATGTGAAGACAAGAACAAATGTTAGAGATAGCTCATAGAGTTAGTAATTAGAGTAATTAAAGTTCAACAATGTTGAGTATGACTTAACATGATGAAGAACATTAATTAAGTGCATGCACAGAATGACTACGAGGTAGGATTTATACATGGTATGAACATTTAGAGATGTTCTAATTTAAACAAACATCTGATCTAGTCAAATTATCAGCATTTAGATACCCTTAATGCAGATGTAATTGTCAAACCTACTGTACAATGCCTTTCTGTACCTATATCATTG comes from the Spea bombifrons isolate aSpeBom1 chromosome 8, aSpeBom1.2.pri, whole genome shotgun sequence genome and includes:
- the LOC128503843 gene encoding uncharacterized protein LOC128503843, translated to MEYQTQSKSALEQRCREQCIPIRGKSKDELIQALVDYDMQQAAQSDAANTSEGGMVIREIPVADVGDVPRSGDPLDSYLQTVFKYVDSADANLRLQLILKYQAEEAAERQAERETAERQAAREHELKLAELERLSASPISVVSRDSSAPKPRAENFPTLDKDGDLDVFLRSFEKVCRQYQLPKDQWAKYLTPGLRGPALEAFAELPAESDQDYEAIKAALQRRYNLTPEVYRKKFRTLQKRSTESYTAVVGHLTTAFRQWTRGLEITTLESLEDLIIKEQFLQLCPANVQEWLLDRKPKTALEAGELADFHTANRAQSDRSRGFTTGASSWKTTTPRLPTTQSTVPSSASVSTSGRGGASAISTYGDSRRCFICNKVGHISTTCPEKRNPTPSTGVGHPSESPSSVLFVSSGENTPNVNMQPVTVGNKVTVGLRDTGAEVTLVRPELVSSEDFILGKNLTVRGIGGVRHAVPMARVFLDWGAGKGVRDVGVSDNIPTNVLLGTDLGRLLSKYMPEDDAFDLSSCLCDYFNEMALELRHSIRELLS